The following nucleotide sequence is from Aspergillus nidulans FGSC A4 chromosome I.
TCCGCACGTTCCACCTTGGAAAGGACGAACACATCAAGCTCTAGCACGGGATCTAGAACGATATCTTCAAGAAGCCCTTCAGCTGGAACCCCTTGCCGAGAGTGTGACGATGAAACGATTTCTCGAAAAAGATCGCGGCCTGGGGATCGAGGCCGCGGACTTATCAGAAAAACCTGGCTTTGTTTTCCCTGGTCAAGCTACGTTTGAAAATGTTGGTAAGGGAGTTCTGGGCGTGTTAACGAATGGCCCCCGGGGAGTTTCGGGAGGCAGCAAAGCCGTCCTTGACAGCGTTTCCGGTGTATTTGGAGGAGGTCTCGGCAAAAAGTCACCAGTTGCCCTCCGTGCGGATAATGACAAAGTAGCCCGCAAGGACCCTCTTAAGCATGGACCAGCTCTGAGAAAAGGTGACCCAAAAGAGGAGGATTTGAAGCCCAGTACAGATACGAGGGGCGGTGCATCACTATCCCAAACGCTGAAGGTATGCGATTCAGATGACTTTGCCACGTCCGGTGAGAGCGCGTTTCCTACTGAATCATCTACTCCTGTGCCGACTCCCGAGTCTGGGGGTAACCCTATCAACAAAGCTGGCGATCAGCCCTGGTCCGTTTCTGCTTCGATAGATCGAGTTAATCAGAAAGTTGATTCACCCAGTCTCttagaagaaaagcaaaacaATGATATCGCTCTCATGGAAAGCAGAAACTCTACGGAAACACCGGCTGGGCGGCAAAGCAACCCTATTACGGGAGACGAGACGCGAGTGGCTGTGGAGCTTATATTTGCTGTTATCAATGAATTATATTCATTGTCTTCGGCTTGGAATATACGCCGGACTCTGTTAAATGCCGCAAAGTCATATATCCTTCGACCAGCAAATCCGAGCCTAGAGACTATTCGTCGTCTCCTGCAGGACTCCATGATTGACCGTCATACAACTGATGAGGCCATTGGAACGTATCTGGCTAAACTCCAAGAGAACGCTCTGCCAACTGCGGAGGAGCTCAACTCTTGGCCACCTGCCATGTCTGATGCAGAAAAGGAGCGTCAGCGGGAGGCTGCTCGACGAATCCTAATCCAAAAAGGACTTCCAAAAGCCATAACAGGTGTTATGGGAGCAGTAGCTAGTCGAGAAGCTCTAAGTAAGGTTTTTGACAGTCTCCAGATTAATATTGTTGCAAGAGGACTTGTTTTCTCTATCTTTTTGCAGGCAATGAGGGCTATAGTCTTTtaattttttatttttttagCACGTGACTATCATCCTAATGAGGAGGCTCTATGCGATAAAGATGTAATGACGTGGCCTAGATTAGGGCGAAAGATTCAAGATCCGCCGGCGGATATTTGGAAACACTTAAATCGGTCGTTCACTATAACGTTCATAAAAACTGATAACAAAGGGCGGTCGCATCAGAGGTCCCGCGTTTCCATGACCAGCGGCACTGGGAGCCACCTGCTAACACTTTGCCTCGGGATTAGTAGGACGACTAGGTTCATCAAATAATAGATATGCTTGCGCAGATTCACTCGTCCAGTACCCTTTTCCTAGGGTGGACGGATCTGTAAATAGGGCTGACAAGATACTTCATAAATGAGTGTTGCTCTAAATCTAGTACTTTCGAAGCGGCGTCGCGCGTCGCTAGCCACAACCACTGGAAACCTTGTTTTGTCAATATGAAGGAGGTTCTATTGTGCCCCTCTAATTTAAACCCGTCCAATACGAAAGTTGTGCCGTCTAAAGAGAGATCTTGCCTGACGGCTTGAACAATGTTGTGGGTTAGGAATGGTCATGTCGCTGTGAATATTAGAACAAAGAGTTTCAGGAGATGATAAAGCTTGTCATAAGCCGGTACTGGGTTTCATATTGAGGTTAGATAAACTGCGAAAGCTTTGCATTGAAGCACTCCGCGAGCTGAGAGTGATGGGAGGCGGACGTCTTCGCTAGTCACTCTGCGGTATTCCTTAGTGTATATGACTTGAAATGCCCATGCGTGTCTTTTCATATCTCCAGAAATATAGGTACGAGCAATCGTTCGACAACAATAAATTGTGGGTACCACTACTGAGTGTCCCAAAATGAGGTCAATGACCGATCGAGTCTGTACGATTGCGGCAGAGCATCTGCGAAAGCATAAAATGGTTGACGTCCTCATCTGACCAGTAACTCAAGTGACTGGCAAGGCTTGCAATCAGGGATATATCGAAGGCACCCCTATTTGCATCAGATCAGACCATGCGAAACACAgcaaggagaagacgaagacaataTCGGGCTTACTCTTGTATACTATAATCGACTCGTCCGTTGGAGTTCAATAGCCTCactttctcatcctccagTTTCAGTTTTGTTAGACCAAGGTCCGTGCTCTTCATGCCTGAGTCTGATTCCTGCTCTGAAATCGCGGCTGTTTTTTCACGTCTTAATTTGGCTTTCTGAAAGCCATCATACAGCGTCTCCAGACCCGGGTCTATCAAAGTAGGACTCCTGTCACCTGAGTTGGTAGCATTTTGCGGCAGTGAGGAATGTGGCAGTGTTTGAGGGCGGCTGTCTGGGCGCTGCCGTGTGCTTTCTTCAGAACCGATACCGAGACTGCGGTTCAACAAACTGCTAGCAACACCGGATGTGAAATTGGTCCACAATGAGCCGACACTTTGGCCCACGCGACTGCCGATTAAAGAGAGACTTTGCCCAGAAGCGGTCCAAATGCTTCGTTTGACGGATGGTAAAGGTTGGGGCTTTAAAGAGGACATTGCCGGAGATATTAATGGTTCCATGCGATAACTCACCGGATCGGACGGATGGAATATGTTATACAGTTGCTGGCACTTTGGAACAGACACGGAGGACTGATTCTCAGTAACCGCAGTCCCTGTGCCTAAAGTTGCAGTTTGACGTTTAGACCTGGACCCCAcgctggcggcggcaaggTCCCTAGTACTCCCACCCCGTTGAGAAGACCGCCCAGCAATGGTCTTACCTTTGAGCATCTCAAATAGAGCTACTGGAGACCCTAGACAGAAGAATTCCTCGCACTCAAATGTTAATGAAGCtgtaccagcttcatcatgAATATTCTCCATCTTTGGCCCTGTGTCCCCCGAACAGAGAATATCGAATAGAATCGCACTTCCGAGGGAGTGCCCACAAAGGCTCACTGTGCCGTTGAAAGAAGGGTTTCGCTTCCTGTAAAGCTCGACGATTCGATTGCATTCATTCCTGACAATGGCGGAAATTTGGTCACGGTGCTTACTTTGGTAGAGCAGAACATCAATGGCGAGGTCAGAAATGAGATTCCGGACGGCGGGAACACTTTCAAGAGTGATGTCGGACAGAGTAGGGTagacatcatcatcgagcATGTCCATATCTGCCAGGTCGAGCTCTGTACGATTTTGGCCGGCCTTTTTATGAGGAAATTCTAGTAAGTGTCTCCAGCACCTAAAAGGATTAGCACAAAGAAACTTCAAATAGACAATGAAGTCAAGACTTACACAGGGAGGACTTGAACGCGGCAGTTTTTCTGTCGGTCCGGGAAGGCAGAAttgagagcttgaagatctggagacgCTTTATAGACGCGTTTCATTGTTTTTCTGAGAACATTCACATCATGTATGAAGTTAACACTTTCTAGACGCAGGCCGAGCCGCTGACCGATTCCGTGTGTGACCAGGACTAAGTGATCAATTTCTCTCTCCCTGTCCTCGTCATCTGTCTCCCTTAGATCTTccatttccttttcttcttgtttacGGGCCTGTTCTTCAATTTCCGTGGAGTCCTGCACGCCTGCTAGAGACGAAACACGCCGTTCCAGGGTTGTGATTGGTCTCGATTCTGCCGTGTCTGGCGACTCTTGCGGCTCCGTGTTGGACTTCGAAAGATCCAGGGTTGGTCTGGCGACGGTATTTCCGGTCTGTGCGCTCTGATCAGAAGGCAGCGGCTCGCTAGCTTTCTTATCAGAGCTTTTCTTATCCTGAGCTTCATTATATTTCTTCATTTCTGAGAATCCACGAACTAGTCTGGTGCCTGGTACTCCACCGAGAGTCTGATATACCGTTTTGCTAACCCTGGACATAAAATCATCACTTGTGAGCAAGGCTATTGTAGAATCTTGATATGTGACAATATTGTTCATATAGGAACCGAACAGGCGGTGTTTTCGTGCTTCGGCTGCAGGCGAGGAGGATACAATTCCGGTACACTCTGCTGAAGTTAACGGCTGATAGCTTCATCATCCTTCGCGCGAACATACCTTGCTCGCGGTTATTTGCATTTGACAAAGGCTGAGAGGAACTCTCGCTGGTATCTGCAGGTCGCCACGGTTTCACTTTTAGGTACCCTTCCTCTAGCTGGGCGGCCAGGTTCTCTTCGCAGGGTTTGATAGTTGAACCTTCTTGGAAAAACCATGTCCCACGACGAACTTCGTACACAGGGCCTATCCAGTAAGCTGGGCAAAGCTCCCTTTTGTTTATGTTCACATCGAAGAGATAGTCCTCGTTAACAGGTACTTTCACAGGTTCATCCTCTACCGGCTGAGGTGAATGTCCCTGCTCgcgctccagctcagcattGCACAAGTCCTGGAATGCACGTTCAATCGCTTGGGAATCCTTTATTGTAAATGGAACAAACTTCTTCGGAGCTGGCAAAGGTTTCGAGATCTCTTTGGGTTGGTCCAGAAAGGATGGTTTCCATTTGGGCGAGTCCACCGCGTAAAACCACCTGACCttcagaggaggagagtCGGCCGGATAGTGGCGGATTCCAAGCCTGTTTCTCTGAGAGATGGTGTGGTCTCTCCCTTGGAACCGCCTAAGAATTTCTTGCGCATCTTTACCGGCATCTAGATTGCTACTGGGTCTTGCTGTGCTGTAGAAGGATGTCCCAGATGATGCCGCTTCTTTTGTAGAATCGGTTGCCATCAACGCCGTGAATTCGACAGCATCAAAAGAATATGTGTGGTAATCACGACCGACGCTATGGAAATTGCTGACAACAAGCGAGCGGAACGTAATGGAGAGCTGTCTAGCAGGGCGCATCCACCTGTGGGAGCAATTTTTCGTTCTGGCGCGAGGCGGGTTCCGGgagaaaagatgaaagaCTGGAAAGCGATAACAAGTTATTGGTTTGCTCGATATGTTAGGATATATAATAGTGTAGATATAAGGGTTGC
It contains:
- a CDS encoding DDHD family phospholipase (transcript_id=CADANIAT00007244): MATDSTKEAASSGTSFYSTARPSSNLDAGKDAQEILRRFQGRDHTISQRNRLGIRHYPADSPPLKVRWFYAVDSPKWKPSFLDQPKEISKPLPAPKKFVPFTIKDSQAIERAFQDLCNAELEREQGHSPQPVEDEPVKVPVNEDYLFDVNINKRELCPAYWIGPVYEVRRGTWFFQEGSTIKPCEENLAAQLEEGYLKVKPWRPADTSESSSQPLSNANNREQALLTSDDFMSRVSKTVYQTLGGVPGTRLVRGFSEMKKYNEAQDKKSSDKKASEPLPSDQSAQTGNTVARPTLDLSKSNTEPQESPDTAESRPITTLERRVSSLAGVQDSTEIEEQARKQEEKEMEDLRETDDEDREREIDHLVLVTHGIGQRLGLRLESVNFIHDVNVLRKTMKRVYKASPDLQALNSAFPDRQKNCRVQVLPVCWRHLLEFPHKKAGQNRTELDLADMDMLDDDVYPTLSDITLESVPAVRNLISDLAIDVLLYQSKHRDQISAIVRNECNRIVELYRKRNPSFNGTVSLCGHSLGSAILFDILCSGDTGPKMENIHDEAGTASLTFECEEFFCLGSPVALFEMLKGTGTAVTENQSSVSVPKCQQLYNIFHPSDPPQPLPSVKRSIWTASGQSLSLIGSRVGQSVGSLWTNFTSGVASSLLNRSLGIGSEESTRQRPDSRPQTLPHSSLPQNATNSGDRSPTLIDPGLETLYDGFQKAKLRREKTAAISEQESDSGMKSTDLGLTKLKLEDEKVRLLNSNGRVDYSIQEGAFDISLIASLASHLSYWSDEDVNHFMLSQMLCRNRTDSIGH